The following coding sequences are from one Pseudonocardia sp. HH130630-07 window:
- a CDS encoding catalase — translation MTSSQPKPTTTDSGSPVASDEHSLTIGPDGPLLLNDHYLIEQMANFNRERIPERQPHAKGGGAFCRFEVTGDVSRFTKAGFLQPGAENRGVIRFSTVAGERGSPDTWRDPRGFSLKLWTDEGTWDMVGNNTPVFFVRDPMKFQHFIRSQKRRVANNLRDHDMQWDFWTLSPESAHQVTWLMGDRGIPRSWRHMNGYSSHTYSWVNSAGELFWVKYHFKSDQGVECLTQDEADTLAGSDPDYHQADLYNEIEAGNHPSWTLHVQVMPFADAKTYRYNPFDLTKIWPHADYPLHEVGKLTLDRNVTDYHAEMEQAAFEPNNLVPGTGLSPDKMLLARGFSYADAHRARLGVNYKQIPVNAPKAEVNNYQKDGAMRITNTRDPIYAPNSYGGPAADPKRVAEALWYADGDMVRSAYVLRSEDDDWGQAGTMVREVFDDAARERFVGNVAEHLSDGVSEPILARAFEYWRNVDKDIGDRIEQAVRNGS, via the coding sequence GTGACGAGCTCGCAGCCCAAGCCGACCACCACCGACTCCGGCAGCCCCGTCGCGAGCGACGAGCACTCGCTCACGATCGGCCCGGACGGTCCGCTCCTGCTGAACGATCACTACCTGATCGAGCAGATGGCCAACTTCAACCGGGAGCGCATCCCGGAGCGCCAGCCGCACGCGAAGGGCGGCGGCGCGTTCTGCCGCTTCGAGGTCACCGGTGACGTCTCCCGGTTCACCAAGGCGGGGTTCCTGCAGCCCGGCGCCGAGAACCGTGGCGTCATCCGGTTCTCCACCGTCGCCGGCGAGCGTGGCAGCCCGGACACCTGGCGCGACCCGCGCGGGTTCTCGCTGAAGCTGTGGACCGACGAGGGCACCTGGGACATGGTCGGCAACAACACGCCGGTGTTCTTCGTCCGGGACCCGATGAAGTTCCAGCACTTCATCCGCTCGCAGAAGCGCCGGGTCGCCAACAACCTGCGCGACCACGACATGCAGTGGGACTTCTGGACGCTGTCCCCGGAGTCCGCGCACCAGGTCACCTGGCTGATGGGCGACCGGGGGATCCCGCGCTCCTGGCGGCACATGAACGGCTACTCCAGCCACACCTACAGCTGGGTCAACTCCGCCGGCGAGCTGTTCTGGGTGAAGTACCACTTCAAGTCCGACCAGGGCGTCGAGTGCCTGACCCAGGACGAGGCCGACACCCTCGCCGGTTCGGACCCGGACTACCACCAGGCCGACCTGTACAACGAGATCGAGGCGGGCAACCACCCGTCCTGGACGCTGCACGTGCAGGTCATGCCGTTCGCCGACGCCAAGACCTACCGGTACAACCCGTTCGACCTGACCAAGATCTGGCCGCACGCGGACTACCCGCTGCACGAGGTCGGGAAGCTGACGCTGGACCGCAACGTCACCGACTACCACGCGGAGATGGAGCAGGCGGCGTTCGAGCCGAACAACCTCGTCCCCGGCACCGGTCTCTCGCCGGACAAGATGCTGCTGGCCCGCGGGTTCTCCTACGCCGACGCGCACCGCGCCCGGCTCGGCGTCAACTACAAGCAGATCCCGGTCAACGCGCCGAAGGCCGAGGTGAACAACTACCAGAAGGACGGCGCCATGCGGATCACGAACACCCGTGACCCGATCTACGCGCCGAACTCCTACGGCGGCCCGGCCGCGGACCCGAAGCGGGTCGCGGAGGCACTCTGGTACGCCGACGGCGACATGGTCCGCTCCGCGTACGTGCTCCGCTCGGAGGACGACGACTGGGGCCAGGCCGGCACGATGGTCCGGGAGGTGTTCGACGACGCCGCCCGTGAGCGGTTCGTCGGCAACGTCGCCGAGCACCTGTCCGACGGCGTGTCCGAGCCGATCCTCGCCCGCGCCTTCGAGTACTGGCGCAACGTCGACAAGGACATCGGCGACCGGATCGAGCAGGCCGTGCGCAACGGCTCCTGA
- a CDS encoding MFS transporter, whose amino-acid sequence MSVPVTAPRTGIGAFLDVLRRPGVAGVTALGMAARIPATAIGVTLTLHTVLTLGYGFGAAGLVAAAVPTGMAIGAPLLGWLIDRRGLRPVVAVTTVAGLLFWSVAPLLGYAGLLVAAFVAGILTIPVFSVIRQVIAAVVPAGHRRPAFALDSMSVELSYMTGPAIGSLLTVWLGSSVSMRVIGGGFVLAGVAMWWMNPPVRAGGGGPGPVTRPPLRSWLTRPLVGALLAVSAAVFAIMGTELAFIASLTSSGHAWAIAVVNAAWCLASVVGGFVYGAARRSAPLPLLLAVLGLATLPVALAWSWWSLLFLLLPAGLMTASTLAAGSDTVGQLAPDEVRGLVTGLQGSATTIGIAVANPLSGLLVDTASPAVAILTCGSVAVALAGCAALLMR is encoded by the coding sequence GTGTCCGTCCCCGTCACCGCTCCGCGCACCGGCATCGGCGCCTTCCTCGACGTCCTGCGCCGGCCGGGCGTCGCCGGCGTGACCGCGCTGGGCATGGCGGCGCGCATCCCGGCCACCGCCATCGGCGTCACCCTGACCCTGCACACCGTCCTCACCCTCGGGTACGGCTTCGGCGCCGCCGGCCTGGTGGCCGCCGCGGTGCCGACCGGGATGGCGATCGGCGCACCGCTGCTCGGCTGGCTGATCGACCGGCGCGGCCTGCGGCCGGTGGTCGCCGTGACCACGGTGGCGGGGCTGCTGTTCTGGTCGGTCGCCCCGCTGCTCGGGTACGCCGGGCTGCTCGTCGCGGCGTTCGTCGCCGGCATCCTCACGATCCCGGTGTTCTCGGTGATCCGGCAGGTCATCGCGGCCGTGGTGCCGGCGGGGCACCGGCGTCCCGCGTTCGCGCTGGACTCGATGTCGGTCGAGCTGTCGTACATGACCGGCCCGGCGATCGGGTCGCTGCTGACCGTGTGGCTGGGCTCGTCGGTGTCGATGCGGGTGATCGGCGGCGGGTTCGTGCTGGCCGGTGTCGCGATGTGGTGGATGAACCCGCCGGTCCGGGCCGGTGGCGGCGGTCCCGGCCCCGTGACCCGCCCGCCGCTGCGCAGCTGGCTGACCCGGCCGCTGGTCGGTGCGCTGCTCGCCGTCTCCGCGGCGGTGTTCGCGATCATGGGGACGGAGCTGGCGTTCATCGCGTCGCTGACCTCGTCCGGGCACGCGTGGGCGATCGCGGTGGTGAACGCGGCCTGGTGCCTGGCCTCGGTGGTGGGCGGCTTCGTCTACGGCGCGGCCCGCCGCTCGGCACCGCTGCCGCTGCTGCTCGCCGTGCTGGGGCTGGCGACGCTGCCGGTGGCGCTGGCCTGGTCGTGGTGGAGCCTGCTGTTCCTGCTGCTCCCGGCCGGGCTGATGACGGCGTCCACGCTGGCCGCCGGCAGCGACACGGTCGGGCAGCTCGCACCGGACGAGGTGCGCGGCCTGGTCACCGGCCTGCAGGGCTCGGCGACGACGATCGGCATCGCCGTGGCCAACCCGCTGTCCGGTTTGCTCGTCGACACGGCCTCCCCCGCGGTCGCGATCCTGACCTGCGGCTCGGTCGCGGTCGCCCTGGCCGGCTGCGCCGCTCTCCTGATGCGCTGA
- a CDS encoding endonuclease/exonuclease/phosphatase family protein yields MSAPPHSDPATEPIPRRPRRRGRPRWFWALVLGLAAAGAVLPDLLGADRYFPFAQLIAFRPLSVGAVAVVAVLAALVTALHRRFWPVPVLLALIALIGAALVLPRTMADPAPAGSRTLKVLALNVYEGEADVDSLAALIRAEDPDIVSVPEAGGRYAGELEELISPLGYSVESSVSHRTADVRGNTVAWSDRLGEVRTRVDENTRFHAIEATGGGLGDLRFVAFHSVAPVPSSVGQWREDLGQVQQWCSAGGPAVVAGDFNATLDHSVFRNAMAGCSDAGETTGNGLAGTWPTFAPEWMGPQIDHVLSNQGIAAESFDVHLVPGTDHRAIVTTLRLP; encoded by the coding sequence GTGAGCGCCCCGCCCCACTCCGACCCCGCGACCGAGCCGATCCCCCGCCGGCCACGGCGTCGTGGGCGGCCGCGCTGGTTCTGGGCGCTCGTGCTCGGCCTGGCCGCGGCCGGCGCCGTGCTGCCGGACCTCCTCGGCGCGGACCGCTACTTCCCGTTCGCGCAGCTGATCGCGTTCCGCCCGCTGAGCGTCGGTGCGGTCGCCGTGGTCGCGGTGCTCGCGGCGCTGGTCACCGCGCTGCACCGGCGGTTCTGGCCGGTCCCGGTCCTCCTGGCGCTGATCGCGCTGATCGGGGCCGCGCTGGTCCTGCCGCGCACGATGGCCGACCCGGCGCCGGCCGGTTCGCGCACGCTGAAGGTGCTCGCGCTCAACGTCTACGAGGGCGAGGCCGACGTCGACTCGCTGGCCGCGCTGATCCGCGCCGAGGACCCGGACATCGTCTCGGTCCCCGAGGCCGGCGGCCGGTACGCGGGGGAGCTCGAGGAGCTGATCTCCCCGCTGGGCTACTCCGTCGAGTCCTCGGTCTCGCACCGCACGGCCGACGTCCGCGGCAACACCGTGGCCTGGTCCGACCGGCTCGGCGAGGTCCGTACCCGGGTGGACGAGAACACCCGCTTCCACGCCATCGAGGCGACCGGCGGCGGCCTCGGCGACCTGCGGTTCGTGGCGTTCCACTCGGTCGCGCCGGTGCCGAGCTCGGTCGGGCAGTGGCGCGAGGACCTCGGGCAGGTGCAGCAGTGGTGCTCGGCGGGCGGACCGGCCGTCGTCGCCGGGGACTTCAACGCGACGCTGGACCACTCGGTGTTCCGCAACGCGATGGCCGGCTGCTCCGACGCCGGGGAGACGACCGGCAACGGCCTGGCCGGCACCTGGCCGACGTTCGCGCCGGAGTGGATGGGCCCGCAGATCGACCACGTGCTGAGCAACCAGGGGATCGCGGCCGAGTCCTTCGACGTGCACCTCGTCCCGGGGACCGACCACCGCGCGATCGTGACCACGCTGCGCCTGCCCTGA
- a CDS encoding aspartate-semialdehyde dehydrogenase gives MIEIIDSRESVPWGEIRLIASARSAGKVLTVRGEDITVLELKPEVFDGVDIAMFDVPDEVSAEWAPIAAARGAVAVDNSGAFRMDPDVPLVVPEVNPDKVTERPKGIIANPNCTTLSMMAAMGALHREFGLEALVVSSYQAASGAGQPGIDQLQAEISAVAGKDVGKAAGDVSAVLTEAGIPVGDGSPFPAPLALNVVPWAGSLKDDGWSSEELKVRNESRKILGIPELKVSATCVRVPVVTTHALSIHATFSRDVPVEAARKVLADQPTTVVKDDPAAGEWPTPADAVGGDPTVVGRIRQALDFPNTLELFVCGDNLRKGAALNTYEVAETVAAAG, from the coding sequence ATGATCGAGATCATCGACTCCCGGGAGTCGGTGCCGTGGGGCGAGATCCGCCTGATCGCCTCCGCCCGCAGCGCCGGCAAGGTGCTGACGGTGCGCGGCGAGGACATCACCGTCCTGGAGCTCAAGCCCGAGGTCTTCGACGGCGTCGACATCGCCATGTTCGACGTCCCGGACGAGGTCAGCGCCGAGTGGGCCCCGATCGCGGCGGCCCGCGGCGCGGTCGCGGTGGACAACTCCGGCGCCTTCCGGATGGACCCGGACGTGCCGCTGGTCGTCCCCGAGGTCAACCCGGACAAGGTGACCGAGCGCCCCAAGGGCATCATCGCCAACCCGAACTGCACGACGCTGTCGATGATGGCGGCGATGGGTGCGCTGCACCGCGAGTTCGGTCTGGAGGCGCTGGTCGTGTCGTCGTACCAGGCCGCGTCCGGCGCCGGTCAGCCCGGCATCGACCAGCTGCAGGCCGAGATCTCGGCGGTCGCCGGCAAGGACGTCGGCAAGGCCGCGGGCGACGTCTCGGCGGTACTGACCGAGGCCGGGATCCCGGTCGGCGACGGCTCGCCGTTCCCGGCCCCGCTGGCGCTCAATGTCGTGCCGTGGGCCGGTTCCCTGAAGGACGACGGCTGGTCCTCGGAGGAGCTGAAGGTCCGCAACGAGTCCCGCAAGATCCTCGGGATCCCGGAGCTGAAGGTCTCCGCGACCTGCGTCCGGGTCCCGGTGGTCACCACGCACGCGCTGTCGATCCACGCCACGTTCTCCCGGGACGTGCCGGTCGAGGCGGCCCGCAAGGTGCTCGCGGACCAGCCGACCACCGTCGTGAAGGACGACCCGGCCGCCGGTGAGTGGCCGACCCCGGCCGACGCGGTGGGTGGCGACCCGACGGTCGTGGGCCGGATCCGGCAGGCGCTGGACTTCCCGAACACCCTGGAGCTGTTCGTCTGCGGTGACAACCTGCGCAAGGGTGCCGCGCTGAACACCTACGAGGTCGCGGAGACGGTCGCCGCAGCAGGCTGA
- a CDS encoding aspartate kinase: MALVVQKYGGSSVENAERIKKVAERIVRTRKEGHDVVVVVSAMGDTTDELTDLAEQISPRPPAREMDMLLTAGERISNALVAMAIHSLGAEARSFTGSQAGMLTTSRHGDARITDVNPYRLREALDEGYIVLVAGFQGMSADSKDITTLGRGGSDTTAVALAAALDADVCEIYSDVDGIYSADPRIVPRASLLETVTYEEMLELAASGAKVLHLRAVEYARRYGVPLRVRSSYNDKPGTLVSGSIEEIPLENPIITGVAHDRSEGKITVTGVPDTPGMAAKIFRTVADAEINIDMVLQNISNSADGKTDITFTLPRSDGDTAVSALDRAKAEIGFAELIYDNDIGKVSLVGAGMRNHPGVTAKFCESLSDAGINIEIMNTSEIRISVVCRSDQLDVAVQALHEAFDLGAEDDAVVAAGTGR; the protein is encoded by the coding sequence GTGGCCCTCGTCGTGCAGAAGTACGGCGGTTCATCGGTCGAGAACGCGGAGCGCATCAAGAAGGTCGCCGAGCGTATCGTCCGGACCCGCAAGGAGGGGCACGACGTCGTCGTCGTCGTCTCGGCCATGGGGGACACGACCGACGAGCTGACCGATCTGGCCGAGCAGATCTCGCCGCGGCCCCCGGCCCGCGAGATGGACATGCTCCTCACCGCCGGTGAGCGGATCTCGAACGCGCTGGTCGCGATGGCGATCCACTCGCTCGGGGCGGAGGCGCGGTCGTTCACCGGATCGCAGGCCGGCATGCTCACGACGTCGAGGCACGGCGACGCGCGGATCACCGACGTCAACCCGTACCGGCTGCGCGAGGCCCTCGACGAGGGGTACATCGTCCTCGTCGCCGGCTTCCAGGGGATGAGCGCGGACTCCAAGGACATCACCACGCTGGGCCGGGGCGGGTCGGACACGACCGCCGTCGCGCTCGCGGCGGCGCTGGACGCGGACGTCTGCGAGATCTACTCCGACGTCGACGGCATCTACTCCGCCGACCCCCGGATCGTCCCGCGGGCCAGCCTGCTGGAGACCGTCACCTACGAGGAGATGCTGGAGCTGGCCGCGTCCGGCGCGAAGGTGCTGCACCTGCGCGCCGTCGAGTACGCCCGCCGCTACGGCGTCCCGCTGCGGGTGCGCAGTTCGTACAACGACAAGCCGGGCACGCTGGTCTCCGGCTCGATCGAGGAGATCCCGTTGGAGAATCCGATCATCACCGGCGTCGCGCACGACCGGTCCGAGGGCAAGATCACCGTCACCGGCGTGCCGGACACCCCCGGCATGGCCGCGAAGATCTTCCGCACGGTCGCCGACGCGGAGATCAACATCGACATGGTCCTGCAGAACATCTCCAACTCCGCGGACGGCAAGACCGACATCACCTTCACGCTGCCGCGCAGCGACGGTGACACCGCGGTGTCCGCGCTGGACCGGGCCAAGGCCGAGATCGGCTTCGCCGAGCTGATCTACGACAACGACATCGGCAAGGTGTCGCTGGTCGGCGCCGGTATGCGCAACCACCCCGGCGTCACCGCGAAGTTCTGCGAGTCGCTGTCCGACGCCGGGATCAACATCGAGATCATGAACACCTCGGAGATCCGGATCTCGGTGGTGTGCCGGTCCGACCAGCTGGACGTCGCGGTGCAGGCCCTGCACGAGGCGTTCGACCTGGGCGCCGAGGACGACGCGGTGGTCGCCGCGGGAACGGGCCGGTGA
- a CDS encoding CGNR zinc finger domain-containing protein produces the protein MHINPYGQDPVLLAVDLVNARPSTLDELVARCVRAGLVHDWEPVPEDLTAVLAFLDRWAALVDAGPGAERARLVNALLAEGTGPPRLTDHDGHWHLHHRDDGIGLAAVLHALVAMGTATHVATRGMDRLGRCAAPECDRVYADVSRTGRQRYCSARCGNTDAVRRHRARAAV, from the coding sequence ATGCACATCAACCCTTACGGCCAGGATCCGGTGCTGCTGGCGGTGGACCTGGTGAACGCCCGGCCGTCGACGCTCGACGAGCTGGTGGCGCGGTGTGTGCGGGCCGGGCTCGTGCACGACTGGGAGCCGGTGCCCGAGGACCTCACCGCGGTGCTGGCGTTCCTGGACCGCTGGGCGGCGCTCGTCGACGCCGGTCCCGGCGCCGAACGCGCCCGGCTGGTCAACGCGTTGCTCGCCGAGGGGACCGGCCCGCCGCGGCTGACCGACCACGACGGGCACTGGCACCTGCACCACCGTGACGACGGCATCGGCCTCGCCGCCGTGCTGCACGCGCTCGTCGCCATGGGTACCGCGACCCACGTGGCGACGCGGGGGATGGACCGGCTCGGCCGGTGCGCGGCGCCGGAGTGCGACCGGGTGTACGCCGATGTGTCCCGTACCGGGAGGCAGCGCTACTGCAGTGCACGGTGCGGCAACACCGACGCGGTGCGCCGGCACCGGGCGCGTGCGGCGGTGTGA
- the leuA gene encoding 2-isopropylmalate synthase gives MTTSPDAYSTGARSNVRTPDGAPHAAQPAWNRQRGSQLPFHRYRPFHEQVEPVSLPDRTWPDVVVDRAPLWCAVDLRDGNQALIDPMSPVRKRRMFDLLVRMGYKQIEVGFPAASQTDFDFVREIIDDDAIPDDVQIQVLTQARPELIERTFAACEGAHSAVVHLYNSTSILQRRVVFRSDRAGIAKIATDGAEEVQRFSEKYPDTDWTFQYSPESYTGTELAYAVDVCNQVSAIWQPTPDRPMIVNLPATVEMATPNVYADSIEWMHRNLDRRDALVLSLHPHNDRGTGIAAAELGYQAGADRIEGCLFGNGERTGNVDLIALGMNLFTQGIDPQIDLSDIDEVRRTVEYCNQLPVHERHPWGGDLVYTAFSGSHQDAINKGFAAMEAAAADAGHPVSEHPWEVPYLPVDPKDIGRTYEAVIRVNSQSGKGGIAYVMKTEHQMDLPRRLQIEFSHVIQAYTDSEGGEVEPKAMRDAFDLEYLGRETPLKLVRHRVSSDGEGRDEIVATVRVESDLHEITGSGNGPIAAFVDALAGIGFDVRVLDYHEHAMGGGDDARAAAYVECAVEEKVFWGVGIDSSITSASLKAVVSAVNRALR, from the coding sequence GTGACCACCTCCCCCGACGCCTACTCCACCGGCGCCCGCAGCAACGTCCGCACCCCGGACGGTGCCCCGCACGCCGCCCAGCCGGCCTGGAACCGCCAGCGCGGCTCGCAGCTGCCGTTCCACCGCTACCGGCCGTTCCACGAGCAGGTCGAGCCGGTGTCGCTGCCGGACCGGACCTGGCCGGACGTCGTCGTCGACCGGGCGCCGCTCTGGTGCGCGGTGGACCTGCGCGACGGCAACCAGGCCCTGATCGACCCGATGAGCCCGGTGCGCAAGCGCCGGATGTTCGACCTGCTGGTACGGATGGGCTACAAGCAGATCGAGGTCGGGTTCCCGGCCGCGTCACAGACCGACTTCGACTTCGTCCGCGAGATCATCGACGACGACGCGATCCCCGACGACGTGCAGATCCAGGTCCTGACCCAGGCCCGGCCGGAGCTGATCGAGCGGACCTTCGCCGCCTGCGAGGGCGCGCACTCGGCCGTCGTGCACCTCTACAACTCGACGTCGATCCTGCAGCGCCGGGTGGTGTTCCGGTCCGACCGCGCGGGCATCGCCAAGATCGCGACCGACGGCGCCGAGGAGGTCCAGCGGTTCTCCGAGAAGTACCCGGACACCGACTGGACGTTCCAGTACTCCCCCGAGTCCTACACCGGCACCGAGCTGGCCTACGCCGTGGACGTCTGCAACCAGGTCTCCGCGATCTGGCAGCCGACGCCGGACCGGCCGATGATCGTCAACCTGCCGGCGACGGTGGAGATGGCGACCCCGAACGTCTACGCCGACTCCATCGAGTGGATGCACCGGAACCTGGACCGCCGGGACGCGCTGGTGCTGTCGCTGCACCCGCACAACGACCGCGGCACCGGCATCGCCGCCGCCGAGCTCGGCTACCAGGCCGGCGCCGACCGGATCGAGGGCTGCCTGTTCGGCAACGGGGAGCGCACCGGCAACGTCGACCTGATCGCGCTGGGGATGAACCTGTTCACCCAGGGCATCGACCCGCAGATCGACCTGTCCGACATCGACGAGGTCCGCCGCACCGTCGAGTACTGCAACCAGCTGCCGGTGCACGAGCGGCACCCGTGGGGCGGTGACCTGGTCTACACGGCGTTCTCCGGGTCGCACCAGGACGCGATCAACAAGGGCTTCGCCGCGATGGAGGCCGCGGCCGCCGACGCCGGGCACCCGGTCTCCGAGCACCCGTGGGAGGTGCCGTACCTGCCGGTCGACCCGAAGGACATCGGCCGCACCTACGAGGCCGTCATCCGGGTGAACTCGCAGTCCGGCAAGGGCGGCATCGCCTACGTGATGAAGACCGAGCACCAGATGGACCTGCCGCGGCGGCTGCAGATCGAGTTCAGCCACGTCATCCAGGCCTACACCGACTCCGAGGGCGGCGAGGTCGAGCCGAAGGCGATGCGCGACGCGTTCGACCTGGAGTACCTGGGCCGGGAGACCCCGCTCAAGCTGGTCCGGCACCGCGTGAGCAGCGACGGGGAGGGGCGCGACGAGATCGTCGCGACCGTCCGGGTGGAGTCCGACCTGCACGAGATCACCGGCTCGGGCAACGGGCCGATCGCCGCGTTCGTCGACGCGCTGGCCGGGATCGGGTTCGACGTCCGGGTGCTGGACTACCACGAGCACGCCATGGGCGGTGGGGACGACGCCCGCGCCGCCGCCTACGTCGAGTGCGCCGTCGAGGAGAAGGTGTTCTGGGGCGTGGGGATCGACAGCTCGATCACCAGCGCCAGCCTCAAGGCCGTCGTGAGCGCCGTGAACCGCGCCCTGCGCTGA
- a CDS encoding ABC transporter ATP-binding protein, with the protein MSPLLEVDGLEVHFPITRGVVVQRTIGHVRAVDGVALRIERGETYGLVGESGCGKSTLGRAILKLTEPTAGSVTFDGTDVATLKGEPLRRMRQRFQMVFQDPLSSLDPRQSVGAMLREGMAAHGLAPDPERLRGLMSAVGLPESALRRYPHEFSGGQRQRIGIARALCVEPDLIVADEPVSALDVSVQAQVLNLLRALQKELGLTYLVIAHDLAVVRHVSDRVGVMYLGSIVEEAPARALYDQPLHPYTRALLSAVPQPDPTAEDTRERILLTGDLPSPAAPPSGCRFHTRCPWRQADRCDTERPELREIGAGHRVACHHAEAILDGRITPHEVTPEEIVTAPDPGPDLPDPTISITDAMGR; encoded by the coding sequence ATGAGCCCGCTGCTGGAGGTCGACGGCCTCGAGGTCCACTTCCCGATCACCCGCGGCGTCGTCGTGCAGCGCACGATCGGGCACGTCCGCGCGGTCGACGGCGTCGCGCTGCGGATCGAGCGCGGCGAGACCTACGGGCTGGTCGGTGAGTCCGGGTGCGGGAAGTCCACCCTCGGCCGGGCGATCCTGAAGCTCACCGAGCCCACCGCGGGCTCGGTGACGTTCGACGGGACCGACGTCGCGACGCTGAAGGGCGAGCCGCTGCGCCGGATGCGGCAGCGGTTCCAGATGGTGTTCCAGGACCCGCTGTCCAGCCTGGATCCGCGGCAGTCGGTCGGGGCGATGCTGCGCGAGGGCATGGCGGCGCACGGGCTGGCGCCCGATCCGGAACGGCTGCGCGGGCTGATGAGCGCGGTCGGGCTGCCCGAGTCGGCGCTGCGCCGGTACCCGCACGAGTTCTCCGGCGGGCAGCGCCAGCGGATCGGGATCGCCAGGGCGCTGTGCGTGGAGCCGGACCTGATCGTCGCCGACGAGCCGGTCTCCGCGCTGGACGTCTCGGTCCAGGCCCAGGTGCTGAACCTGCTGCGCGCGCTGCAGAAGGAGCTGGGCCTGACCTATCTGGTGATCGCGCACGACCTCGCCGTGGTCCGGCACGTGTCGGACCGGGTAGGCGTGATGTACCTGGGCTCGATCGTCGAGGAGGCGCCGGCCCGCGCGCTGTACGACCAGCCGCTGCACCCGTACACCAGGGCGCTGCTGTCGGCGGTGCCGCAGCCGGACCCGACCGCGGAGGACACCCGCGAGCGGATCCTGCTCACCGGGGACCTGCCGTCGCCGGCCGCGCCGCCGTCGGGGTGCCGGTTCCACACCCGCTGCCCCTGGCGCCAGGCCGACCGCTGCGACACCGAGCGGCCGGAACTGCGGGAGATCGGCGCCGGGCACCGGGTGGCCTGTCACCACGCCGAGGCGATCCTGGACGGCCGGATCACGCCGCACGAGGTGACCCCGGAGGAGATCGTCACGGCTCCCGACCCGGGCCCGGACCTCCCCGACCCCACCATCTCGATCACCGACGCGATGGGCCGCTGA
- a CDS encoding ABC transporter ATP-binding protein, translating into MTPLLSVEDLSVRFVRKGEPAVTAVDGVSFDVNPGEVVGLVGESGCGKSVTSLAIMGLLPGRTPRVSGKVLLDAPDTAEPVDLLTLSDAELRARRGRDIGMVFQDPLSSLNPVVQVGVQITEALVRHRGMGKAEARTEAVELLDRVGIPDPARRLSSYPHQMSGGMRQRALIAIALACRPRLLIADEPTTALDVTIQAQILELLRELVAETGTALVMITHDLGVVAGLCDRVNVLYGGRVVERAERHALFARPRHPYTSGLIGSIPRLDSDPADELPAISGSVADNLPWDDACAFAPRCPRALERCTSTTPVAESEPDRLLRCHNPVGARR; encoded by the coding sequence ATGACGCCGCTGCTGTCCGTGGAGGACCTCTCGGTCCGGTTCGTGCGCAAGGGCGAGCCGGCGGTGACCGCGGTCGACGGGGTGTCGTTCGACGTGAACCCCGGCGAGGTCGTCGGCCTGGTCGGCGAGTCCGGCTGCGGCAAGTCGGTCACCTCGCTGGCGATCATGGGGCTGCTGCCCGGCCGTACCCCGCGGGTGTCGGGGAAGGTGCTGCTCGACGCCCCGGACACCGCCGAGCCGGTCGACCTGCTCACGCTGTCCGACGCCGAGCTGCGTGCCCGGCGCGGCCGCGACATCGGGATGGTGTTCCAGGACCCGCTGTCCTCGCTGAACCCGGTGGTGCAGGTCGGGGTCCAGATCACCGAGGCCCTGGTCCGGCACCGCGGGATGGGCAAGGCCGAGGCCCGTACCGAGGCGGTCGAGCTGCTGGACCGGGTGGGCATCCCGGACCCGGCCCGGCGGTTGTCGTCCTACCCGCACCAGATGTCCGGCGGCATGCGCCAGCGCGCGCTGATCGCGATCGCGCTGGCCTGCCGGCCGCGGCTGCTCATCGCCGACGAACCCACCACCGCGCTGGACGTCACCATCCAGGCGCAGATCCTGGAGCTGCTGCGGGAACTCGTCGCGGAGACGGGAACCGCGCTGGTGATGATCACGCACGACCTCGGTGTCGTCGCCGGGCTGTGCGACCGCGTCAACGTCCTCTACGGGGGACGGGTGGTGGAACGGGCGGAGCGGCACGCGCTGTTCGCCCGCCCGCGGCACCCGTACACGTCGGGACTGATCGGTTCGATCCCCCGGCTGGACTCCGACCCGGCCGACGAGCTGCCCGCCATCAGCGGGTCGGTGGCCGACAACCTCCCGTGGGACGACGCCTGTGCGTTCGCCCCGCGCTGCCCGCGTGCCCTGGAGCGGTGCACGTCCACGACACCGGTGGCCGAGTCGGAACCCGACCGGCTGCTCCGGTGCCACAACCCGGTGGGAGCCCGGCGATGA